Proteins encoded within one genomic window of Chitinivibrionales bacterium:
- a CDS encoding AgmX/PglI C-terminal domain-containing protein, protein MSADKRVLDGSPRVDSDDEEQEPEPGRIIPLKDFLEKLKGRKDIFTIDKESRLSRIETACLALAFITGAVFATIHVVRVPPDFIGPAFKTGDQGTVIVSPQVVELTPTSYFTSMPKPPAKIKVLKPTGKYYGNGQPHGGVGSPASRIARMKAFWMKANRLIGVASTGVDQGGASTGIDKGIDVCLVGKRPLKNGGGPGTGRRLEPGIGVGTGIGPSGVQPGVGTGLDDPLANLLAPDGAPLDPKPRQHDNALDRINKAANEINHAILTGGRTKSSILHTVQENLITIRYAYNKWLRQHPNTAGKITVKFAIDEFGNVIFCDVLTATLQGSDLSDQVIAIVKKWNFGKIDKPGDITEAVYPLVFSM, encoded by the coding sequence ATGAGTGCAGATAAAAGAGTGCTCGACGGCTCGCCGCGGGTTGATAGTGACGATGAAGAGCAGGAGCCGGAACCCGGCAGGATAATTCCGCTCAAAGATTTCCTGGAAAAATTAAAAGGCCGCAAGGACATATTCACCATTGACAAGGAATCGCGGCTGTCCAGGATTGAGACCGCGTGCCTCGCGCTTGCCTTTATCACCGGCGCCGTGTTCGCAACGATCCACGTGGTGCGCGTGCCGCCGGATTTCATCGGCCCTGCTTTTAAGACCGGTGATCAGGGAACCGTCATTGTTTCACCGCAGGTGGTTGAGCTTACGCCCACCAGCTACTTTACCAGCATGCCCAAGCCGCCCGCGAAAATAAAAGTATTAAAACCAACCGGTAAATACTATGGAAACGGGCAGCCTCATGGCGGCGTGGGAAGCCCTGCCTCCCGCATAGCGCGCATGAAGGCGTTCTGGATGAAGGCGAACCGCCTGATAGGAGTTGCTTCAACGGGCGTTGACCAGGGTGGAGCATCAACCGGCATTGACAAGGGCATTGATGTATGCCTTGTCGGCAAGAGGCCGCTTAAGAACGGCGGAGGACCTGGAACTGGGCGGCGGCTCGAGCCGGGAATCGGCGTAGGCACCGGAATAGGCCCGAGCGGTGTGCAGCCCGGCGTCGGTACCGGCCTTGACGACCCGCTTGCCAACCTCCTTGCACCCGACGGCGCGCCGCTGGACCCCAAGCCGAGGCAGCACGACAACGCTCTTGACAGAATCAACAAAGCTGCAAATGAGATCAACCATGCCATTCTCACCGGCGGAAGAACCAAGTCGAGCATCCTGCACACGGTCCAGGAAAACCTCATTACCATCAGGTATGCATACAACAAATGGCTGCGCCAGCATCCCAACACGGCGGGAAAAATCACGGTGAAGTTCGCGATCGACGAATTCGGCAACGTGATCTTCTGCGACGTGCTCACCGCGACCCTGCAGGGTTCCGATCTGTCGGACCAGGTGATCGCCATTGTCAAGAAGTGGAACTTCGGTAAGATAGACAAGCCGGGGGACATAACAGAGGCTGTTTATCCTCTGGTGTTTTCAATGTGA
- a CDS encoding sigma-70 family RNA polymerase sigma factor — MNNEAFNALYSIHAKSLYNYILWMTRNTEASKDILQTIFIRLWKSDSAPDDEVGIRRWLYTMAKNACYDTFRAHSRFSRLRAHYTADFQSTDTDPHDGFFWDMLEELSETERCILYLHLKAGYSYAEIGRIVDLTESNVRVKMCRAIKRLRDVCARSKTHG; from the coding sequence ATGAACAACGAAGCCTTCAACGCCTTGTACAGCATCCACGCCAAAAGCCTGTACAACTATATTCTATGGATGACCAGGAACACCGAGGCGAGCAAGGACATCCTCCAGACCATTTTCATACGGCTGTGGAAAAGCGATTCGGCGCCGGATGACGAGGTTGGCATCAGGCGCTGGCTGTACACCATGGCCAAGAACGCCTGCTACGACACGTTCCGCGCTCATTCGCGCTTTTCTCGGTTGCGCGCGCATTACACCGCCGATTTCCAGAGCACCGACACCGACCCGCACGACGGATTTTTCTGGGACATGCTCGAGGAGCTTTCTGAAACCGAGCGGTGCATATTGTATCTTCATCTCAAGGCCGGGTATTCGTATGCCGAGATAGGCCGCATCGTGGACCTCACCGAAAGCAACGTGCGCGTGAAGATGTGCCGGGCGATCAAGCGGCTGAGGGACGTATGCGCAAGGAGCAAGACGCATGGATAG
- a CDS encoding alpha-amylase/4-alpha-glucanotransferase domain-containing protein — protein sequence MKRHSIAFLIHPFKNSLIPKNKFREAVNAFAETVIEIGSAYQNIRLNLVMPGYFLEAIDPMLLLQLREMHKKGSIEWLTTGYTEPFLSFSPQWLLNENLKHGMTLFQEYAGTRPTGFVPPFSNWEPSYIDTLAENGIQHIVLSRSLLASQYRPRLGYWITEFAGSATVLFPVHSVYPSAVARNMEAWIQEQFSADTSDIAPVKLLCIDFLCPLLSQDVNIAQDGLKQTAAAFERLLLTYQPIRFTEFLSSNPPLGLMYLPQSLVIRRDDADPAPHFLNYLHSFDQIGIVQRKLMDIADAIELRKDAKHTEPVRKTLFFVQDINRYLPSTTSGFTRLRDRMWCFDRLIELERALRERDDIAGGQIRIADFLRNGGKCIIMTNKNIAVYLDHKNGGGVFELDFRRRRVNVCAGYNPSRHALPMVIEPGLSYTLFVDRFVDAATQAEQYRSRNAAELGDFYSGAYDYKIKKTDASIKASLYRQGSLLQGDKNCPLSMEKVLGLEKDQPALPFVYQITNNSLTPYLFRIAVELTFSLPGIADNTAYLMYGKEKRAALKDGLAELSQVSQWLLCDPACGVMIHCTLQKPVDVWCFPAVPPGVDPQQAEAITLVLTAPVTLDGSGMWSLLGKLRFRRMALTRKPADEI from the coding sequence ATGAAGCGCCATTCCATCGCCTTTCTCATCCATCCGTTTAAAAATTCCCTGATCCCAAAAAACAAGTTCAGGGAGGCGGTGAACGCGTTTGCCGAGACGGTGATCGAGATCGGCTCCGCATACCAGAACATCAGGCTCAACCTCGTGATGCCCGGCTATTTTCTCGAGGCGATTGACCCTATGCTTCTTTTACAGCTGCGTGAGATGCACAAGAAAGGCTCCATCGAATGGTTGACAACAGGGTATACCGAGCCGTTTTTGAGCTTTTCGCCGCAGTGGCTCCTCAACGAAAACCTCAAGCACGGCATGACCTTGTTCCAAGAATACGCGGGTACCCGGCCGACCGGCTTTGTGCCGCCCTTTTCGAATTGGGAGCCATCGTACATCGACACGCTGGCCGAAAACGGCATCCAGCACATCGTGCTGTCGCGCTCCCTGCTCGCAAGCCAGTACCGGCCGCGGCTCGGCTACTGGATCACCGAGTTCGCCGGCTCCGCGACCGTGCTGTTCCCGGTGCATTCGGTGTATCCATCGGCCGTGGCGCGGAACATGGAGGCGTGGATTCAGGAGCAGTTCAGCGCCGACACCAGCGACATTGCGCCTGTCAAGCTTTTATGCATAGACTTCCTGTGCCCGCTCCTGTCGCAGGACGTGAACATCGCCCAGGACGGGCTCAAGCAGACCGCCGCAGCGTTCGAGAGGCTGCTGCTTACCTATCAGCCGATCCGCTTCACGGAATTCCTTTCGTCGAACCCTCCGCTGGGGCTCATGTACCTTCCGCAGAGCCTGGTGATCCGGCGCGACGACGCCGACCCCGCGCCGCATTTCCTCAACTACCTGCATTCGTTCGACCAGATCGGCATCGTGCAGCGCAAGCTCATGGACATCGCCGACGCCATCGAGCTCCGCAAGGACGCCAAGCACACCGAGCCGGTGCGCAAGACGCTCTTCTTTGTCCAGGACATCAACCGATACCTTCCCTCCACCACGAGCGGTTTCACGCGGCTGCGCGACCGCATGTGGTGCTTTGACCGGCTCATCGAGCTCGAGCGCGCGCTGCGGGAGCGCGACGACATCGCCGGCGGCCAAATCCGCATCGCCGACTTTTTGCGCAACGGCGGCAAATGCATCATCATGACAAACAAGAATATTGCCGTGTACCTCGACCATAAGAACGGCGGCGGCGTGTTCGAGCTGGACTTCAGGCGCAGGCGCGTGAACGTGTGCGCGGGCTATAACCCGTCGCGCCACGCGCTGCCCATGGTGATCGAGCCCGGGCTTTCCTACACGCTTTTCGTGGACCGCTTCGTGGACGCCGCGACCCAGGCCGAGCAGTACCGGTCGAGGAACGCGGCCGAGCTCGGCGATTTTTATTCCGGCGCCTACGATTACAAGATCAAGAAGACCGACGCGAGCATCAAGGCCTCCCTGTACCGGCAGGGTTCGCTGCTGCAGGGCGACAAGAACTGCCCGCTTTCCATGGAAAAGGTGCTGGGCCTTGAAAAAGACCAGCCCGCGCTCCCGTTTGTCTATCAGATCACCAACAATTCGCTCACGCCCTATTTATTCAGGATCGCCGTCGAGCTCACGTTTTCCCTGCCCGGCATCGCGGACAACACCGCGTACCTCATGTACGGAAAAGAAAAACGCGCCGCGCTCAAGGACGGCCTGGCCGAGCTTTCACAGGTGTCGCAATGGCTGCTGTGCGACCCGGCGTGCGGGGTGATGATTCACTGCACGCTGCAGAAGCCCGTGGACGTCTGGTGCTTTCCCGCGGTGCCGCCCGGCGTCGACCCGCAGCAGGCCGAGGCCATCACCCTCGTGCTCACCGCGCCGGTCACGCTTGACGGAAGCGGAATGTGGTCGCTTCTCGGCAAGCTGCGGTTCAGGCGCATGGCCCTTACAAGGAAACCCGCCGATGAGATCTGA
- a CDS encoding STAS domain-containing protein, with protein sequence MRSEALDITLEGRGRTLWLFLSGPFHQEQVPSMREKIAGLIDDGNRHLVIDLENVIDIDESATQMFLSLLNMMRSKGGDIWFIFKNENVSKAFGPFKTIFPVYPDAQSLPAGGFLSSLRRSSRMLSRKTGIRLSRPIALTLLVTLFGWILTLMVIIYVQSQQIHRQETQIRTLTEWNSAAGAELKELRERIKPLEQLGVLKDSAPKKKP encoded by the coding sequence ATGAGATCTGAGGCGCTCGATATCACGTTGGAGGGCAGGGGACGCACCCTCTGGCTGTTTCTGTCCGGCCCGTTCCACCAGGAGCAGGTGCCAAGCATGCGCGAGAAAATCGCCGGCCTCATCGACGACGGCAACCGGCATCTCGTGATAGACCTCGAAAACGTTATTGACATAGACGAATCGGCGACGCAGATGTTCCTTTCCCTGCTCAACATGATGCGCAGCAAGGGCGGCGACATCTGGTTCATTTTCAAAAACGAGAACGTGTCCAAGGCGTTCGGGCCGTTCAAGACCATTTTTCCGGTGTATCCCGACGCGCAGTCGCTTCCGGCCGGCGGGTTTCTGTCGTCGCTGCGCCGCAGCAGCAGGATGCTCTCACGGAAAACCGGGATACGGCTGTCGCGGCCCATCGCCCTCACCCTGCTGGTCACGCTGTTCGGGTGGATCCTTACCCTCATGGTCATCATCTATGTCCAGAGCCAGCAGATCCACCGGCAGGAGACGCAGATCAGAACATTGACTGAATGGAACAGCGCCGCCGGCGCGGAACTCAAGGAGCTCCGCGAGCGCATCAAGCCGCTCGAGCAGCTCGGCGTCCTCAAGGACAGCGCGCCCAAGAAAAAGCCATGA
- a CDS encoding transglycosylase SLT domain-containing protein: MSTTPSAQALRLGLLVHGNKIWISEFLSIFLVSSVLLVFFALTLLIIINETLLHANEQRIATLSSQKQAMVKMLADVSSTVKIMESMRAVLGARVPSQTCAQLAGLVKESSSAFGYDPLLLLAVIEVESKFSARASGKYRSGIASGAFGLMQLKLETAQEIAASLGMKVSSARDLYRPEVNVALGVAYLTQLIAQFKSFKLGLLAYNQGPGVILEQLASQQPLSIDYYHRVLRKYYKFRAVTDSLELAGINNK, translated from the coding sequence ATGAGCACCACGCCTTCAGCGCAGGCACTGCGCCTCGGCCTTCTTGTCCACGGGAACAAGATCTGGATCTCCGAGTTTCTCAGCATTTTCCTTGTGTCAAGCGTCCTGCTCGTGTTCTTCGCCCTCACCCTGCTCATCATCATCAATGAGACGCTGCTCCACGCAAACGAGCAGCGCATCGCCACGCTGTCGTCGCAGAAGCAGGCCATGGTAAAAATGCTCGCCGACGTTTCGTCCACCGTGAAAATCATGGAGTCCATGCGCGCCGTCCTGGGCGCCAGGGTGCCTTCCCAGACCTGCGCCCAGCTCGCCGGCCTCGTCAAGGAGAGCAGTTCCGCCTTCGGCTACGATCCGCTGCTGCTGCTCGCCGTGATCGAGGTGGAGAGCAAGTTTTCGGCGCGCGCATCGGGAAAGTACAGAAGCGGCATCGCAAGCGGCGCGTTCGGTCTCATGCAGCTCAAGCTCGAGACGGCGCAGGAAATCGCGGCGAGCCTCGGCATGAAGGTGAGCAGCGCCCGCGACCTGTACCGGCCCGAGGTGAACGTGGCCCTCGGCGTGGCATACCTCACGCAGCTCATTGCCCAGTTCAAAAGCTTCAAGCTCGGACTGCTGGCCTACAACCAGGGCCCGGGCGTGATCCTCGAGCAGCTCGCCTCCCAGCAACCGCTGTCGATTGACTATTACCACAGGGTGTTGAGAAAGTATTACAAGTTCAGGGCGGTGACGGACAGTCTGGAACTGGCGGGGATTAATAATAAATAA